Within the Bacillus horti genome, the region TTTCCCTGCACAGCTTTGATGGTCATCCAGGCTCAACAGATAAAGAGCAGTATGTGACCGATGTGCTCAGCTTCCTAAAGGAAATGAACGCTACGAGCCAGGTGATTTTTTCACTAAGATTGTGGAATCTCACACAGGATAATATGACGAATAAAGAGAGACAGAGAAATCGCGAGCTTCTGTCTATGATAGAGAGAGAATTTGGCTTAGACTACCATATCGAAGAGCAAGTGATTCCTGGTAGTGGATTAAAGCTAGCTGAACGAGTCTACTTGAACCAGGACTATGAGTTTAATTGGCCAGACTTAAAGGAAGAAGAGGACTTGAGTCGAGGCTTCTGTCATGGGTTGCGTAATCAGGCGGGGATTCTTGTGGATGGAACAGTTGTCCCATGCTGTTTAGATGGAGAAGGTGTAATTAATCTCGGAAATCTGAATGAGCAGCCATTTGCTGAAATTATTGAAGGGGAAAGAGCAACACGTCTAGTAGATGGGTTTTCCAGACGAGAAGTGGTAGAGGAGCTTTGCCGTAAATGTGGGTATCGTCAGCGGTTTAACTTAAAGGAACAGGAACAAACTGTTTCGTAAGGTTAATAGCTAGTTAGCAACAGGTCAATTGTTCTGTCGCGAACTAGCTTTTTATTTTAATCCGAGCCCTATGAGAAGACACTTTAGAAATCCGATACGATACAGGCTTTCCTTAAAGCTTCCCTTATATGAGAACATCCTCTAGTGCCCTTCTTGGGCTAGGATGTGTTTGAGCCAGAGGATAACCTAGACGGAAAAGGAATAGAACATCCCAATCGGCTAATCCTAATAAATCCTGTAATCTTTGACCAAAGAAAGGTGTAGCTCCAAGATGGAGTTCTCGGTCTCGCATTTCAACAGGCTGATTTAGGGGATGGAGGCCAAGTCCGTGAACTGTCCCATATAGATGTATTCTTTGCCAAACACGCCCTGCTCTTACTCTATCCTCTTTACTACTAAAATCCTTAATCGATAATAATCCATATGCAGCAGCCGTACTCGTATGAGTCTGTCGTGTTGAATTTACCCAAAATTGATTCGCTTGTTCTGTAGACAAAGGTGGGAGTAGTTTGCCTGCTATGCGAAGCCATAGAGGGCCTCCCTGAGCATCTAATGTTATTCCATCCCTATATTCCTGTAAATCCTGCCAGCTATCTCGGTACCATGCGTTACTGTCATAACTCATTTCAGGATCAGAAGTAATGGCTTCCGTTGCTGAAATGGTTAGATCTCCAGCTTCTTTTTTCAGCTCGGCTGTAGTAAGCCATGTAAGCTTTACCTTTGGTTCATCCTGACAAAGCTCCTCAGCTTCATCGAAAAATGCCTGAGGGACAGGTCGATCTATATCGTAAGCCCCTCGATGTGTACGTCTATTTGGTATAGCATGATAAAGAGGAGAGCTAATTTTATTTCCGGGATACAGGTCAATATGGGCAACAAAAGTAGGATCTGAATGATCAGGATAAATTCTTACATTTGGTGAGTAGCCTTGCTCCTGAGCAGCAAGCGTCAGATTTTCAAGGGCACATCCCAAGCCCATTTGCATTTCTCTAAAGAAGGGGTCTATGCTTCCGATATTTCTTTGTTCATCTGCATAGAGCTCAATAGAAGTATCTGCTATCCGAAATAACCACGGCTGACTATTATGGGGATTAGATGCTAAAATAGCCGCTTGAACTAAGGCGAGGGGACCTGTTACAGGTTCATCCGCATGTACATCCCATAGCTCATAAGCAGGTCCTTTTCCTGTGCTAAATACGCCCTGATCAACAGCTCTCCAAAGAATACCACCAACAGAAACGACAAGGAGAGTTGCCCCTGCTCTTTTTAAAAATTTTCGTCTAGTCCATGCTATATTCTCAGGATTAGTCTTTGCTTCAATTGTTTCTTCTGTTCCTTCATCAGTTCTTTTATCTTTTTTATGTACAGTCATATAGAAATCTCCTTTAATTATCTAGGTTCATAAAATAGAAAGCTCATAAGACTAGTATTCCTATGAACATCCGTATAGTTTTTTAAAAGAATAGTGTTTTGGCCCATATTCAGTTTGAGCTAGCCAAATAAGGGCGCAGAACGGACAAAATAAGCTGAATCCCCTGCTCAATGCGATTCTCATCTATATGTGCTCCACTGACCTCGACAAAGGATAACCAATAGTTACTGATAATCCAGCATGATGTCAGTAAAGAATCCACATCCTTTGAACTCTCTGGAAGGGAGAGAATACCAGCATTAATAAAAGCCTGAAAAAACTCTTTCTGTTCTACCATGCGTTGCTGCTGAATATGTTGATGGGCTTCCTTGAGCTTAGTGTCATGCTTAATCAAGAGAATAAGTTCACGGTAAAAAAAGCGATATTTCCACTCCAACCGCAGACTAAGTCGGATTACAGCAATCAAATCGTCCAAGCTAGGCAGCCAATCTGCTGGAGGGAGGAGCCAGAGGGAATCCCAATCAGATATCATGGACTCGAAAATAGCTCGAATAATCTCCTCCTTATTCTGAAAATGGTAGTATAGATTCCCCGGACTAATTCCTAATTCTTTGGCGATGTGATTTGTCGAAATGGCTCCAGTCCCTGATTCATTAAATAGCTTTACAGCTGTTTGTATAATCTTATCTTTTGTTTTTGAGCTCATTTGCAACACTCCCCATTAGAGGTTATGATCTGCTTAGCATTTCTTAGGTAAAAAGAAGTTGTTATAAAAAATAGAGCAATTACTCTAATTTGAACTTATTACAAGAATAGAGTATTTACTCTAAAAAATCAAGAGCCTCTGTATGATTGTGTCACAATTCTATGAACTTATTAAAATTTGCTTTAAATTTAAACCTTATTTATAGGGATAGCCTTGATGTTAGAGTGGGTTACCGCTACAATGTAAGTAACAATGAGGCTGGAATAGTAAGAAGATAAATGATGGACTAGACGACTTCTTCGAGAGGACTTCGATAGAAGCTTTTCTTATTGCTCTTCGTAGCTGGCTTAGAAAATGACGGGACGTGAGAAGATGGCAAAGATTAAGATTGTGACTGATTCTACGGTTGATATGACGGAGGAAATGCTTCGGAAATACGATATTGAGGTTGTTCCTTTGTCGATTACAATTGATGGACAAACGTATCTGGATCGAGTTGATCTGTCTCCAGATACATTTATTGAAAAGATGAGAGAAACACAGGAGCTACCTAAAAGCTCACAGCCTCCAGTAGGAGAGTTTGTCGAAGTATATGAACGCTTAGCCAAGGCGGGGTTTGATGTTCTCTCTATTCATATAACAGGCTCAATGAGTGGTACAGTACAATCGGCTCAAATGGCTGCGGACATGGCTGAAGCAAACGTGAAGGTGATAGATTCTAGATTTATTTCCAAGGCTCTTTCCTTTCAGGTGATTGAGGCAGCGAGGATGGCAAAAGAAGGGCATTCTTTAGAGGAAATTATAGCAAGACTTGACCAGATTCGTGAGCAAACTCGCCTCTTTCTCATGGTTGATACCCTTGATAATCTAGTCAAAGGTGGTCGTATAGGGAGAGCGAGCGGGTTTATCGGATCCATTTTGAAAATAAAGCCAATCGCAGCTCTAGAGGATGGAGCTTTGGCTCCTGTAACGAAAGTTAGAAGCTATTCTCAGGTCATCAAGCATTTTTCGGAGCAATTTGCTGAAGACATTAAAGGGAAAACAGTTAAAGGAATTGGAATTGCCCATGCGGAAGCTCTTGAGCTAGCAACAAAGCTTAAAGCCTCTCTATCTTCAGTTACGGACTTCAAGAATATTGAGATTGAATTTACGACTCCTATCATTAGTACACATACAGGTCCAGGAGCGATTGGTTTTATGTACTACTTTGATAAAAAATAATATAAAGGATGCACCCTAAAAGCTTACGGAATGTTCTGCTTTCAGTATAGGGACCTTATCCTACCAAAGAACCTGTGTATCTTTTCTCGTAGAGAGGATACACAGGTTATTAGAGTGAATAAGTAATCCAATGAGTGGTCCAAGGTAGACATTCTAGCTTAGGTGAAAGCATGAGCAACAGGTCAATGTATTCGATGTAGCTTTAATCTAACTATTCAAATGATCCTGCCCCTTGTCCCAAACCATTGTTCGACCTTAGCCAAAGATACACATTGTAGGCAAAGACGATTTCGACAACCTCTAAGCCGTTTTCTGTATTTATTCCTAATTCCTTTATCCTTTCAATCCTATAGCGTAGTGTGTTGTAATGAACAAATAATCTTTTTGCTGCCTGCTTTGCATTAAAATTTTCCTCTATTAATACGATAAGTGTTTCTAAAAGGCTCATATCGGAAACTTTGTCATGCTTCAAAATTTTACCCAATTTGTTCTCAATATATGTACTTAAAACAGTGCTATCAGGTACTTCCTTTATAATGTTAAACATTTGATAATCATCATAATGAGTCACAAATGGAGGTTGTTTCATGATCATCCCTACTTTTAAACTATTGTGTGCCTCTTGATAGGCAGAGGGCAAGTCGCCAAGCTCTCGTACTGTACTGGAAATTCCGATCCCTAATTTTACAGTATCGTTATATTGATTTATAATCCATTTCCCAACTTCGATCGCTTTTTCCTTCATTTCATGCGTGGGTCCTATATTTATAAATAAGACAAGAGAATCATCTAGGTATACGCTTTTAGATTGATCGCTGATCAATGACATCTGTTCTTCCAACGTTTTTTCAATGACTTGTGTATCTATGATCTGTTGATATATTTCCTTCTTCCGTTTTTCATCGTCATTCAACACTTTAATGACAATAACGACTAGCGGGAACTCTACCTTCCAGCCAAATGCCATGGCTTTATTGATCATTTCCATTTGAGATGTTATCCTACCTTGAAGAATATCTCTAATAAATGCATCTTGAAAGGATCTTTCTTTTTCCAATACAGCGTAATTTTTATAGAAAAGTGAGGCGATTAATAGAGAAGCTTGCTGTACGGCTACAACCAAATCTTTTTGCTCCGCATCTCCATTTAAAACGACTATATATCCGAAATTTGTTTCCCCTCCTGTAATTGAATAGCTTAAGTAAGACCCCTCCCGATATTCTATACCGTCTATTTGTACGATAATCGGTCTGTCATCGCGCTCATTTTGAGGGTGGCTTATCACTACCTCTTGGTCAGCTATTTCTTTGGATAAACATGTTACTTTAAACATATGATCCAATAAAATGATGGGAAGATTAACGATCTCAGATAAATTGTCTACCAGAGAATTTATATTTTCTCCTCTTAAAAATATATTCATGAGACGTTCATGAACATAATTTCTAAAATTTAAAAGATCGATATGCTTATTTAATGATACTTCAAGGATTTCTGTAACTAAACTAGATAAGTTAGCATCTTCTGGCAACTCGATAATTGGAAAATTTAGCTGATTGGCTTGATTAATCATTGTTGATGGTATTCTATCAATATATCTAATAGGTTTGATACATATTCCAGCCAGATTCAATCGTGCAAGCTTGGGAATAAGCTCATTAATGGCTTCGTTATTATTGGATATGGGATAGAGAGTCGTAATCAGAAGGCTATGATCATTTACATAAGAAAATATATCAGGCACTTCCATTAAAGTGGCATTGTTCACAATATTCAAAAGGCCATCTTCTCCAGCCACTAATCTGGCCTTACTAAAGCCTCTTAATTTTAATACATCCTTTAAGATTAGGGACATATATAACCATCCATTTCAATTAGTTTAAAAAAACTTCGTAACCCTGAGCCAAAGCTAGGCACAGGGCTACGTGTAATTATTTATCCTTTAATCTCATTTTCATGGCTGAGTTCTTTTTTTACTGAAAACTGACCAACCATCTCCTGGAGTTCCATGGCCATATGGCTTAAAGATTCAGCCGAAGCTGAAATTTCCTTCATATTTTCATTTTGGTTAGTTATGGAAAAAGATACTTCGTTCAGATTGTTTGATGATTGTTTGCTAATGTCAACAACATCTTGGGCTGAAGCTGACACTTCCTCAGTGCTTGCTGATATTTGTTCAGTTGCAGCAGACACCTCCTGGACTTGACTATTTACTCTATTAATAGCTTCTAGGATCGTACCGAATACTGACCCTACCGTTTGAACTTGCTGCACACCCTTTTCTACTTCTTCCATCCCCGAAGCCATGGCGTGGGATGCATTTTCTGTTGCTCCAACGATCAATTGGATAATACTTGTAATATCCTCGGTAGCTTGACTTGTTTGTTCAGCTAGATTTTTGACTTCTGTCGCTACCACGGCAAATCCTTTTCCGTGTTCTCCTGCTCTAGCTGCTTCAATTGAAGCGTTTAGGGCAAGGAGGTTTGTCTGGTTAGCAATCCCTGAAATCATGGAAACAATATTTTCAATTTCTTGAGATTTTTCATTTAAGAACTGAACCTCATTTGTACACTGTTCAACATTAAGCTTAATTGAGTTCATTTGAGCTATGGCATTTTTAACCTCTGAATCACCTAGATTAACTTCTTTTGTCACACCTTGAGTAGAATCTGTTACTACAGTTGCAGATTGTGCTATCTGTTGAATGCCTAAGGCAATCTCATCCACTACAATAGCCACCTGTTCAGTTGATCTGTATTGAGACTCCGCTCCTTTAACCACTTCATCTACTGAATCTGTTATTACTTTTGAAGTAGTGGTCGAATCTACGGCTATTGCTGTTAGTTCTTCGGAAGCTGAAGCTACGTGTTCAGTAGATTGTGCTAATTTAGTGACCATCAATGAGAATGAGTCTAGCATATCATTAATGTTTCTTCTTAAATCTGCTATTTCGTCATTTCCATTTACCCGTAATCTTTCTGTTAAATCCCCTTTTGCTACCTTTTTCATGATCGATGTAATTTCAAGCACTGGCTTGATCACTACTTTCGCAGCAAAGAAAGCAATTAGGATCACAGCAACAATGGAAATTAAGATAATGATATAGGCTGAATTTCTTGCTTCTGCAATTTCTT harbors:
- a CDS encoding radical SAM/SPASM domain-containing protein; amino-acid sequence: MAKRFKKFYVEITSVCNLACSFCPPTQRAAGFIKVEDFEKRLDEIKPFTDYIYFHLKGEPLMHPKLDQLLDLSAEKGFKVNLTTNGTLLNKAKHRLVNKPALRQMNISLHSFDGHPGSTDKEQYVTDVLSFLKEMNATSQVIFSLRLWNLTQDNMTNKERQRNRELLSMIEREFGLDYHIEEQVIPGSGLKLAERVYLNQDYEFNWPDLKEEEDLSRGFCHGLRNQAGILVDGTVVPCCLDGEGVINLGNLNEQPFAEIIEGERATRLVDGFSRREVVEELCRKCGYRQRFNLKEQEQTVS
- a CDS encoding Acg family FMN-binding oxidoreductase, which translates into the protein MTVHKKDKRTDEGTEETIEAKTNPENIAWTRRKFLKRAGATLLVVSVGGILWRAVDQGVFSTGKGPAYELWDVHADEPVTGPLALVQAAILASNPHNSQPWLFRIADTSIELYADEQRNIGSIDPFFREMQMGLGCALENLTLAAQEQGYSPNVRIYPDHSDPTFVAHIDLYPGNKISSPLYHAIPNRRTHRGAYDIDRPVPQAFFDEAEELCQDEPKVKLTWLTTAELKKEAGDLTISATEAITSDPEMSYDSNAWYRDSWQDLQEYRDGITLDAQGGPLWLRIAGKLLPPLSTEQANQFWVNSTRQTHTSTAAAYGLLSIKDFSSKEDRVRAGRVWQRIHLYGTVHGLGLHPLNQPVEMRDRELHLGATPFFGQRLQDLLGLADWDVLFLFRLGYPLAQTHPSPRRALEDVLI
- a CDS encoding TetR/AcrR family transcriptional regulator, with amino-acid sequence MSSKTKDKIIQTAVKLFNESGTGAISTNHIAKELGISPGNLYYHFQNKEEIIRAIFESMISDWDSLWLLPPADWLPSLDDLIAVIRLSLRLEWKYRFFYRELILLIKHDTKLKEAHQHIQQQRMVEQKEFFQAFINAGILSLPESSKDVDSLLTSCWIISNYWLSFVEVSGAHIDENRIEQGIQLILSVLRPYLASSN
- a CDS encoding DegV family protein; this translates as MAKIKIVTDSTVDMTEEMLRKYDIEVVPLSITIDGQTYLDRVDLSPDTFIEKMRETQELPKSSQPPVGEFVEVYERLAKAGFDVLSIHITGSMSGTVQSAQMAADMAEANVKVIDSRFISKALSFQVIEAARMAKEGHSLEEIIARLDQIREQTRLFLMVDTLDNLVKGGRIGRASGFIGSILKIKPIAALEDGALAPVTKVRSYSQVIKHFSEQFAEDIKGKTVKGIGIAHAEALELATKLKASLSSVTDFKNIEIEFTTPIISTHTGPGAIGFMYYFDKK
- a CDS encoding PucR family transcriptional regulator, with the translated sequence MSLILKDVLKLRGFSKARLVAGEDGLLNIVNNATLMEVPDIFSYVNDHSLLITTLYPISNNNEAINELIPKLARLNLAGICIKPIRYIDRIPSTMINQANQLNFPIIELPEDANLSSLVTEILEVSLNKHIDLLNFRNYVHERLMNIFLRGENINSLVDNLSEIVNLPIILLDHMFKVTCLSKEIADQEVVISHPQNERDDRPIIVQIDGIEYREGSYLSYSITGGETNFGYIVVLNGDAEQKDLVVAVQQASLLIASLFYKNYAVLEKERSFQDAFIRDILQGRITSQMEMINKAMAFGWKVEFPLVVIVIKVLNDDEKRKKEIYQQIIDTQVIEKTLEEQMSLISDQSKSVYLDDSLVLFINIGPTHEMKEKAIEVGKWIINQYNDTVKLGIGISSTVRELGDLPSAYQEAHNSLKVGMIMKQPPFVTHYDDYQMFNIIKEVPDSTVLSTYIENKLGKILKHDKVSDMSLLETLIVLIEENFNAKQAAKRLFVHYNTLRYRIERIKELGINTENGLEVVEIVFAYNVYLWLRSNNGLGQGAGSFE
- a CDS encoding methyl-accepting chemotaxis protein — protein: MKKGDLIKLKSIKTKIMFLLLLISIVPLALVTIVLMFQSISVLEGKTEEAQVELSRTNGDMISLWLSQKVNALENVIDKHPEFLRGNKDEILPILKVLDASDAEVQYFRFVDESLTAHDTLDRVNDVSQFQNIQNAKNSLELSISDILQAVTDGSNIIIIDVPLVNSQGQFKGIVQAALNPAEILNIVDRIQVEETGYAYLLASDGTYLLHPEVENIGMNVSENLSPGSQELFAEVVLQESGGNITYTGIDGIEMSTAFSTIEQTGWRLITSAPTTEVFKEIAEARNSAYIIILISIVAVILIAFFAAKVVIKPVLEITSIMKKVAKGDLTERLRVNGNDEIADLRRNINDMLDSFSLMVTKLAQSTEHVASASEELTAIAVDSTTTSKVITDSVDEVVKGAESQYRSTEQVAIVVDEIALGIQQIAQSATVVTDSTQGVTKEVNLGDSEVKNAIAQMNSIKLNVEQCTNEVQFLNEKSQEIENIVSMISGIANQTNLLALNASIEAARAGEHGKGFAVVATEVKNLAEQTSQATEDITSIIQLIVGATENASHAMASGMEEVEKGVQQVQTVGSVFGTILEAINRVNSQVQEVSAATEQISASTEEVSASAQDVVDISKQSSNNLNEVSFSITNQNENMKEISASAESLSHMAMELQEMVGQFSVKKELSHENEIKG